AGATGGCGCTGCAGACggctgccacgggactttgctctcttgtactttctatgtttttgtgtaattgttgtgttaattcttctccgtgcttcacggaatgctgtgctgaggttttttttttaatgcctacacagtccggtcctgataggagtgaaatgtgtgggtgttttttccttTCATCTCTCATTTTCTCagcctctctcctgctttgcttctgcggactcatcttgtctgagagacccttcctgcactgctctccgaatcgaaattatggatctgatcaactggtcacttcacgcaattgacacaatcttctcgactcgAAGTCTAGGTTCGGGGGAACCTgttgtcctgccggaacatttgcagccggatacaccatggatgcctgggagaagtggcgtgtggtgcgcttggcgattctttccgtggaggacattgaggatatttacctattcggaaccatgatcacaggatttttgttgattggacttggcattgccctggtgtatcgaggaaatcagttaatggtggcagctgttcaaagccccacaaagctgcccgatatgatcgaAGCGGTGGGCAAAGCCGTTAGCACTCAGACTgtagctattcagaacttgaatcgcaacatggataacatcatggagaagttgatggctttgcaaagagaaatggatcgttttggtggccagaatggacaagcgggttaggcgaaaaaggacacgtctacccatcttaagtctaaacaaattccaatcttatcttggctccCTAGCCAGCACTGCCTCAAGGCCGTCGCTGTAGAAACGCAATTCTCtccctggagttcactgcagtgagactctgtgtgtgtgtgtgtgtgtgtgtgtttttctttctatactttttctgtctgtactatgaaagctaagtcgaaccggagtcaaattccttgtgtgtgtaacatacctggcaataaagtgcttctggttctgattctgatgtgTTTTATGGATTAATTGTGTATTTTTAGTTTTGTAAGTCTTTTAAATACATGGCTCTGGTGGTAACTTCATCATCTCCGTTTCTCTTTTTCCATTTTTATGCTGTGAAATGGCTCTTGTTAAGCACTTTGTGACATTTCTCTGTGAAAAGCGCAATACAAGCAAACTTTCCTTCCTTACGACTGACTTTATCACATCGACACTGTTTGTTAGTCGAGCGATTCTGGTGTCATGATTCTTCTTCTCTTTTTGAAATATCAGTTTGAGAACATGTTTGAAAAGCAGTTTACAGGTAAATGTAGATGAAAATACCTGagatctcaccctgtctctatcaCTCTGAACAGGTGATGGAGATGTAAAAGTGTCAGTGATCCAGAGCGGCGTGTTGGACTCGGTTCCTGCAGGAGCGTCAGTGACTCTGCAGTGCTCGGTTCTCTCTGAGAGCAGAGCAGCAGAACACCAAGTGCTCTGGTTCAGAGCTGCTTCACCACAATCCCATCCTCAAATCATTTACACTCATCACAGCAGCAGCCGTCAGTGTGAGAGCGGCTCTTCTACACACACCTGTGTGTACGACTTCTCCAAGAACATCCTCAGCATCAATGATACTGGAACTTACTACTGCGCTTTGGCCGTGTGTGGGAAGATCATTTTTGGGAACGGGACTCGAGTACAGTTGGGTAAGAAGTGTAAGATCACATTTACTTTCTCAGAGAATGCATATAATAATATTTCCATCGTAACATTTTCTTTAATTTGTGTTTAATGTCGATATTTTGATTACCATCAATCAGTACAATGACGATCGTTATAATCACAGGACAAAATCTCTATTTTATATCGACATAAAATGTCAAATAGTGTTttattatgtttgtttgtttgtttgtttgtttgtttgtttgtttgtttgtttgtttgtttgtttgtttacagaaAAATCCTGGGATCCTGCAGTGATCTTTCTCGCTGTAGCtttgggagtgtgtgtgtctctgatcTTTGTTCTTGTTTTCAGCTGTAAAGGGAGAAACTGTGAATATTGCTGTGGTGAGTCTTCAGTAAGGTTGTGGATTGAAATATTCTGCAATATAAACAATTGTTATTGCTATTTATTTGCTTTGCAACAATTAATTGCTAAAAATCTGTTTTctgccaaaaaaaaagcaaaaaaggaAGAATTTACCTTTTACAATTTCAGTCCAGTTCCACTGAAACACAAAAACATTGTCTAAAAGCCACAGCTTCTGGATATATTGATTTAATTTCCATTTAATTTAACAAATAAAATATCAAAGTAATAAGCATGAACATGAGAACGATGTATCTTTATTCATCGTGGTTATTAAAATGGATCCTGTTCTATCCAACATGATCTTCGCACAAAGACAGAAAgttaattttttaaacatttttatataattttaggTAAAATGAGGTGTTAAAGTATGTACAGGGCGAAAAAACAACCCCCACCCCAATTCTCAAAACCTGATTTTACATCATTTTTTCTTCAGAATTCAGCCTCAGTCACATccagtggtttgttttttttccccaaactgcTGCACATTTACTCCATTTCTGTTTCCAGTTGAGACGacgctgtgcgcattttggctgccgcttctcaccggagctttttatttttatttttcccccctttgtttttctttttgtgtttctacagtttgatgtttgttctttgtttgaatgttttgcccgccggttgtggtgtagctccagacccagttttgggtgtcggtttccttcaggccttggtgcactgtgggtgatgcctgtgctcctcactatggactgcagtgagctcgttgctctttttacatcagggttatccagcgctctgtgtggcggtgcttctgtctttggcacggtgttctgagtgatgttgttcGGTGGCatcgcagtggctgtgcaggtggtttgggacacaccagcgctctgtgtggcagtgcttttgtgatcactttgtggatccatggcgtggtgttcagagtgatgttgcccggcggtgtcgtggcggtcatgcaggcggtgtgggacataCCCTCATACACCTTTTGgcgggactgtgggtagctacaccactggaattacatcctgaccctctttggtggacagtttttttttttttttgtaactgtaaagcaaccttggctgTGAGAAAGGCATGATATAAGTtgaactatattattattattattattattattattattattcgtagtagtagtagtattgtgaGTCCTCATTAAACagcaatatactgtatattaaatcTGGATATCAacataaacatatatatatatttttttttatagggAGATCTCAAGACTCTGTGGTCAAGAAAACACCAAATCAGGTCACTAATGCTGAGTTtacgcttattattattattattattattattattattattagtagtagtagtagtattagtattattattatgaacTTACCTAAACCTTGTAACAGATTCAGATGAAAGCTGTGTCTTGACTTCATCTTGTCCACATTACATTTTTTGGAAATCTAATCCCGCTCAAACAGGCTAACTGTTACAATGTGCTCATATTTCCATCAAGTAATCATTTCATATTTCATTCCCACAGAGTCGTGATGCTGTAGAGCTGAACTTTGCTGCCTCACACTTCAGTAAAACACGAGGGAAGAGAGAACGAGCTCATGATAATGTGTACACTGACGTGATTTACTCTCCTCTTTCTTAGGTCATAAATATCGGACCATGTCTAATGTTCATTCCTCTCATACTTTTAACCTTTAGCCTGATTGGAAATCGATATTAACATGATGGAACATTCCAAGGTGATGATTAAAAACTAAATGTAATTGAGGTCGAGGTCTCTGCAGGGCTACAGAAGTGTGAAGAGAAGAAAAGACTGTTATACACTTTATGTGTCTGTTGCAGTTACAGTACAAAGGATCAGGACAAAGCATAAAACCTTCATCACTGAATTTTAGTGACAAATAACTAAtgtctgttagttagcatgttagccagtGTGCTATGGGGGTACAACAGAAAATCATGATCAGTGATATGGTTGTACATTCAAAAATATTTCTTAGTAAATAAAGAACTTTGTGTGAAACTGAGTCATTTTGTGTATTGAAGACTAGAATGCTGCACTTTTTCTTGATTGTATGAAAATAAAGATCAACAAAATGAGGAGGAAGGAGGCTGCAaatatagaaaataaataaataacagcctGCCTTAGCTTTGCTTTGCTGAAGGATACCATTTGATCTAACCATCTTCAGATTTCCATCACCctgtgaagcagctttgagaccaaaaggtcactggttcgattccctggaccagcaggaacggtTGAATtgcacttgagcaaggcatctaacccccaactgccccccaggctgctctgggtatgttgtatgtcactgtgGATAAGAGCCTGTGCTCAATGCCATTCACATAATTAACGTAAATATCCACCCAACGTACACACTGTGTTGTCAGTGGAGGTTTTTTCAGTTAATTTAATCACTTCATTTCTTGACCTTTGTTTAAAATGATCCGAtgaccccccacccacccacccaccgtaCATCTGAGCCTTTGTGTTTTGTGTATTAGTTCTTGATCctaaaatatttaaatattataaTGTTTTGCTCCACGCTGATACTCACCAGTAGCTGGTGTTTAGAGTGAAGTGAagggaaaagtataaaaagtgtGTGATgacagtatgagagagagagagagagagagagagagagcagaaatgtGTGAGTTTGAGATCAGAGAGAAGAGCAGTGAGGAGTGAAAGTGTGTCGCTGTCCGTGGTGTTGAAACTCTTGTGACACAATGCACTGGTTGCCAGATCAACATAAAGCACAGAAACTCAGTCAGCTACAAATACACAACATGGGGTTGGGTGGGGTTTAAACTGTCCTGCAGCCAGCCACTAGAGGGCCTTAGAGACACGGATTTACTTTTGAGACCTGTCACAGTGTCCACCTATAGATACAGTCACTGCTGAGATTCTAGAACATTACAAGGCACCTGGCAACACAAAATCAGCAGTTTAATCCTCCTCTTATGTTGGGGGTTGTTTTGACTCATTTATGTTTTTGATTTGTCTGAAATAATGCTTCGAGTCTCTTTTTATGAATAAAATTGCATAACTTTGCCTCATTTGGGGTCATGAACAAGCTTGCAAAATGTCAACACTCTCATGTGTTGTCGAATATCTGTACAGTTTGTCCTGATGGCGTTGTTTGACTGGGTCTGACTGCACCTGCTCAGGGGGTTAAAAGAGTTTTCCCAAGATTCTTTCTTCAATACTGGAACAGACTTTCTCTGACAGAGCGGCTCAAAAGGACACAAAGACCAGGACACAATAATATACTGGATATCAAAGTGAACCCAAGTGTCATGTTTCATTTAATAGATCAAATGGTTCTTATAGTACAGACTGGTTGATGTTTAAGTCCCAAGTGTGCCAGTTTACTCAGAGCTGATCGCTACTGTTCAACAATTTCTATTCAGTGATGGTAAATAAGTTCCACAAAACTCCAGGGTTCCAGATTTACTTGCTGTTCTGTATCTTTGTCTTTGGTGTGTGACAATAACAGTGATTTAAATTGTAAAATTAAGATTTATAGTggtatggggggagggggagtgaATGGTTTTATTTTTGAACTGAAAGTGGTCCCTGGCTGCAAAAAGTAACAATGAAGAAGGAACAGAAAAGAAATATTGTGTCACTAGATGGAGGCAGTGCAGTGTGACAGGGTTCATAGAGGAAAACTCTGACATGGAAAGGGTTAAGGAGCGTGAGAACTGATGAGTTAGAGTCACAGAAGaggactgaagaagaagaagaatgcacTTATAAAATCTTAAACAAAAATGATCCCTCATTCCTCACAGGACTGCAGTAAATAAAAAGTTATGATGTCAAGACAAATTCATCTTTATTGCCATAAGAAACTGTATTTTCACTATTTTCACTATTTCAGTAAGAtgacagcttgcctgtgaccctgtaggacatgataagcggctacagataatggatggatggatggatggatggatggacttgtccTGCCTTTAGGACTCCACCACAAGACAGTCCATGTGTTCTGTCCATACAGTATCGATAACACTGTGAAAACACAGTGACAGGTTTAAGACAAGAAGAAATCCAGCTCAATACGGTACACAGACATGCAGCGGATTCACTGTTACcagcctgaagttgattattttcctatgacagcacagcccaaagtgttttattcctcttacaccacagcaaattTCCAGTGAGAACATCAGCCCAGTTCTCCTATTTATAGTCTTTACAAAACATGAATAAAGAAGAGACGGAGGTCACAGCTACGAGTGTTCCTGAGAAATGGCACCTGCAGATGTTTGATGAGATCAGGACAAGTGAAGAAGGAGCTTTCTGGCCTGAGGTTTATGATCTGGTGGATTATAAGAAGCTCCGCCCACTAACCTCGAATCAGGAAGTTCAGGGCGGGGTGTTGAGCTGCTGCTGAATCTCGGCCTGACACATGAAGGGGTGAGAACTTTTAGTGTCTGTTTTTCACTCACACATGAACAGACATGTTGGGCATCAGCAGTGTGTTTAATATTAACACCTTAAAATAATAGCATTATAATGGATTACGGCTGCTGGCTGGTGGGTGGAGACTGAGAGGTGACCAAACTGagggttaaaacaaacaaacaaacaaacaaacaaacaaacaaacaaacaaaccaataaatgaaaaaaaacttTCCCTTTCAGTATGCAATATATGTAAATATTCTCTAATAACTGATATACCCATCATATTTTGCCTTAATAACCTCTTTCCTATcaattctttatttattttttatctctTTAGATATATTTTTGCATTGAAATGGTAAAACAGATTATTATATTTCACATCCAAAAACCTagggggatgcaaacttttgaacTTTTCTCTATAAACAAGTCGGACATGTGACCTTTCACAGCTCTGGGCCTCATAAGAAGCTCGTTCCCCTTCACTGTCCCTCAGCACACACAGAATGCACACACAGGTCTGGTGTGGGAAGTTAAAGCTGAGAGTGGTGTGGCTTATAAACTCCGTGACCATGCTGCTGTGTGTTTAGAGCAGATTAAAGTGAAATCTGGTGCTTTAGAAGAGAGGAGTTACAATTTCACACATTTATAGAAAGGCTCTGAAGATGATTCTAATTCTGGATTGTATCTGAAAAACAACAGCGTGgcctgagagagaaaaaaataaccgCACATCCTGTGGAAAGTTTGAGAGGTGAGAACCTGCAGGCCGCTCTGACCGCCTGAGTCGCTTTTCTCAGAAACACCATCAGAGATGAAACACTCAGAGCTGCAGTGTGTCAAAGAGCAAAGAGATAAACAGAGCTACAAAACCACAGACACACTTTACACACAGAAATAAAGACCAGTTTGTTCATCTTTGTGAGAAAACCTGTATTCATACATGTATTTAACCTCCATCCAAATATTACATCATAATATATTTGTCTATAAAACGCGATCAAATTCACTGAGCACCGAATTCTTTTTATTTCACTTCTCTGATCCTGATTCATTAAAACTCATTTACAGAAAACCTGCACCACATGGTCTATCTCCTGacagttcattttaatatttCAGTTTTGAGTCTTCAGTATGAAAGAGTGGGTGAGATCCAGggtggagcgagagagagagagagagagagaatttgatTGGTTCGAGTCACAGAGTGGTGAAGGAGGAGCCGCATTAAGGCCTGAATAAAACTCCAGCCGTATCAACACAAAAGTCTCACATCTCTTCATGATCATAATTCAGAAAAAGAGGGATGAGATTTTCCTAAATCTTTGGTCATTGGTCAAAGTCAGGAATCAGTCGAGGAAGAAGGAGCTTGTAGAGGTTTGTAAGGGTTTTTCAAGGGTTCTTTAGAATATTAAGAGCTTTTATCTTCATAAAAGTGCTGCTACTAGGAACCCTTACTGAGAGACAAATACTCAGCTGGACTTTTACActgtatacactatatggccaaaagtatgtggacaccctcCCATCACATCCATGTGTAGTTTtctccaaactgttaccacaaagttggaagcacacaattgtacagaatgtctttgtaCGCTGCTGTAGgatttacaatttcccttcactggagctcAGAGGCCCAAAGACCTCGAGTgtcctgtacagagccctgactgaactcaaccccactgaactgaACCTCAGGCCTCTTCACCAACACCAGTGCCTGATCTCAgtgatgctcttgtagctgaatgaacacaaatccccacagccacaccctaaaatctagtggaaagccttccagaaaagtggaggttattataatagcAAAGAAGGAATAAATCTCGAATGTGATGattgggtgtccacatacttttgctctTATTGTGTATGTGGACAGCTGAGTATCACACACAtttcatatgtggttcttccccaaactgctggAAGGCAGAAGCACAGAATTGTCCAGGATGCTTTTCTCTGCTGGAGCACTaacatttcccttcactggaactaagaggcccaaacctgttccagcctgACAATGCCCCCATGCACAAAGTAAGGCTGAAAAAAGGCTGAAGTTGGCGTAGAATAACtctagtgtcctgcacagagcccattGAACACCTCTGGAGTGAATTTAATGCTGAATGAACGCCAGATCTTTTTGCCGAACATCAGTGCCCAACCTCACTCACTCTCCTGTGGCTGAATGCCCCGGGGTTCGGAATGGGATGTGAAACACATACGGGTGTGATGGTCGGATGTCCGAATACTTTTGGACACACTGTGTGGAATGGCTTAAGGATGTCAGGAGGAGGATCTCAATAATAAGCGCAGAAGCTTATGGGCCTCAGGTTGACCTCAAGGTCATGAGGTTTAATTCCCCAGGAAGTCGAGTGAATTTTACCTGCAGCTGAATCTACAGGATGAAATGTACACAGTGCAGGATGTGTTAATTATTTACACAGGTAAAGATACAACTTCCCTTTATAATCACTATATTTAATTTACTTTTAATTTAGCCAGCCAAAGTGGTTTACGAGAGGCAGAATGCAGAGAGCCATTAAAGGAGAACACGGAAAGATCACAGAAAGTTTCCACCAACAAACAAAGTGCAAGATAAAGTTAGAAAAGACAGAAACTATTTATtgattttttattgtatttttgaaGAGGATGTTGAAAGAGTTGTGAAGCGTGTGTTCAAATACCTTGAGGAGGGGCCACAGTCTACTATCTACTGCTCTGCTTTCTAGTCTAGAttgtgtctcaaaaaaaaaataaaaaacctggTCGTCTGTGATGTCagagatgtgatgtgatgtcacACCATCAGTCTTTGCCCAAAGTGAGCAGTGCTCAGTTTGACCGTCGATCAGTGCAgcgagaggagacatgctgtacaCAGAGCTCACACTGAAGATGATCACACTGATGTGGATCACAGTGATGCTTTTTAATCAAACTGGTAAGTGTGGATGGTTCATTATGTTTCTGCTCATCAGTGTGCTGCTGTAATAAGGATTACTGACACAAAAACAGTTTCTGATCTTAATATCAGGTTGTGTCTGGTTGAAGAGCTGTTTTAAGggaaatctgtttttttttttttgagattctAGTGAGTGACACtcatgaaaaaaaccccaaaatcttCATTTATAGCTGAAAAAAATCGCAAAACTGCAAAATAATTTCTCATTTACATTATGAAAATTCTGAGACTGTTACTAAGGATTTTTAACTCTGGTCAAACAGATAAAAGAGTTAAAAAGTTTAATTTCTCTGAACGTTTTCTCTAAGATTTCAAATGCTTTTAAAGACacaggtgcatctcaaaaaattagaatatcatggaaaaaGTTCATTTTGTCATAGTTTAATTCAAAACGATGATCTTTCATATATTctctattcattacatgtaaagtgaaatatttcaagcctttttttattattttgattaTTATAGCttgtgaaaatcagaaatccagtatctcaaatcagTAGAATATTTCCAAAGATCAATCAAAATAGAATTTACAAttgagaaatgtccaacttctgaaaagtactgtatgttcatttatactctCAATACTTGGTTATGACCCCGATACCATGAATTACCACATCAAtgcagcgtggcatggaggcgatcagcctgtagcactgctgaggtgttattcaagcccaggttgctttgatagcagccttcagctcgtctgtatttttgggtcgggtgtttctcatcttcctcttgacaatactccatagattctctctggagttcaggtcaggcaagttggctggcacaAGTAATATCATGgtgagcaaaccatttggtagtagttttggcactgtgggcacgtGCTGAGTcctactggaaaaggaaatcgacatctccataaagcttgtcagcagatagaagcatgaagtgctctaaaatctcctgatgGATGCTGCGTTGATGTTGGATTTgatgaaacacagtggaccaacaccagcagatgacatggcacctcaaatcatcacagactgcggaaacttcacactggacttcaaacactttggattctgttcttctccactcttcctccaaacTCTCAGATCTTGATATCCAAATGAAATTCAAGATTTACTTTTATCTGAAaagagcccaggtaagatgcttctgacattgtctctggttcaggagtggcttgataataggaatgcgacagctgtaactcctttcctgaagacgtttgTGCGTGGTgcatcttgatgcactgacaccagcctcagtccactccttgtgaacctCTCCCcaattcttgaatcgacttttcttgacactcctctcaaggctgcaatcatccctgttgcttgtgcacttttccagccagccttttcagcaatgaccttctgtgcctTTCTCTCCATCTGGAGTGGGTTGATGAACATCTTCTGAACAACTGTAAAGTCAGCAGTCTTcaacatgattgtggttgcgtgtactgaaataCTGTAGAAcgagagatacacggtatttatatTCTTCTActgaaactcaaaatgaaatattcgaggtgtttttttttcattgtagaacaaaattatcaaaattaaaatagggaaaaaaaatgcctgaaacattttagtttacatgtactgagtctagaatatattaaattttcactttcttaaataactgaaggaaaatattgaactttttcacgatactCTTATTTTTTGAACTGCTCCTCAATTTCAGTGTTTTATCTTAAATTGTTCCTTTGAACGATTTTTCACCTTGAAATTTGATAAAACATAGAAACAATACACATTTCTCTGCAACACAAACACACTTTACACATCTCCTCTCTGACCTCCAGTCGCTGGTTACACTGG
The Neoarius graeffei isolate fNeoGra1 chromosome 8, fNeoGra1.pri, whole genome shotgun sequence genome window above contains:
- the LOC132890018 gene encoding uncharacterized protein LOC132890018; protein product: MTSLWILLLSLNIITPAQSVDFSKPSFLSVKSGERVTLNCSFRATNKGESLFWYKQIFGEMPQKVGGKLAYEDINISPMFKTSGIKMEQTENGVSLTISHIKKEDGGFYYCGKVYLDKATFITGTVLAVRGDGDVKVSVIQSGVLDSVPAGASVTLQCSVLSESRAAEHQVLWFRAASPQSHPQIIYTHHSSSRQCESGSSTHTCVYDFSKNILSINDTGTYYCALAVCGKIIFGNGTRVQLEKSWDPAVIFLAVALGVCVSLIFVLVFSCKGRNCEYCCGRSQDSVVKKTPNQSRDAVELNFAASHFSKTRGKRERAHDNVYTDVIYSPLS